Proteins from a single region of Pseudomonas sp. BSw22131:
- the mutL gene encoding DNA mismatch repair endonuclease MutL translates to MHSDNPEARVARIALLSPRLANQIAAGEVVERPASVIKELLENSLDSGARRIDIDVEQAGIKLLRVRDDGGGISSDDLPLALARHATSKIRDLEDLERVMSLGFRGEALASISSVARLTLTSRTRDADQAWQVETEGRDMASRVQPAAHPVGTSVEVRDLFFNTPARRKFLKAEKTEFDHLQEVIKRMALARFDVAFHLRHNGKTILSLHEARDDVARARRVSAICGAGFLEQALPIEIDRNGLKLWGWVGLPTFSRSQADLQYFFVNGRAVRDKLVAHAVRQAYRDVLFNGRHPTFVLFFEVDPAVVDVNVHPTKHEVRFRDGRMVHDFLYGTLHRALGDVRPEDQLAGTTSVTALVRPTGPDAGEFGPQGEMRLASNLLEQPQGDTALRPAGSGSGAGYQYQYTPRPSSVLPAAEAQAAYREFFAPLPGAQGESAGLPGANPVALPDSTGDVPPLGYALAQLKGIYILAENAHGLVLVDMHAAHERIMYERLKIAMASEGLSGQPLLVPESLAVSQREADCAEEHIATFQQLGFELQRLGPETLAIRQIPALLKQAEANQLVQDVLADLMEYGTSDRVQAHMNELLGTMACHGAIRANRRLAIPEMNGLLRDMENTERSGQCNHGRPTWTQLGLDDLDKLFLRGR, encoded by the coding sequence GCGCGCCGTATCGATATCGATGTTGAACAAGCGGGCATCAAGCTCCTGCGCGTGCGTGACGACGGCGGTGGCATTTCATCTGATGATCTGCCGTTGGCGCTGGCACGACACGCCACCAGCAAGATTCGTGATCTGGAAGACCTTGAGCGTGTCATGAGCCTAGGTTTTCGCGGAGAGGCGCTTGCCTCAATCAGTTCGGTCGCGCGCCTCACGCTGACATCTCGCACGCGCGACGCTGATCAAGCCTGGCAAGTTGAGACCGAAGGCCGCGACATGGCTTCTCGCGTCCAGCCCGCCGCGCACCCGGTCGGCACGTCGGTTGAAGTGCGTGACTTGTTTTTCAACACGCCGGCGCGGCGCAAGTTCCTCAAGGCCGAAAAAACCGAATTCGATCACCTGCAAGAAGTCATCAAACGCATGGCATTGGCGCGTTTTGACGTGGCGTTTCATCTGCGACACAACGGCAAGACCATCCTCAGTCTGCACGAGGCGCGTGATGACGTTGCCCGTGCACGGAGGGTTTCGGCCATCTGCGGCGCAGGGTTTCTCGAGCAGGCGCTGCCAATCGAGATTGACCGTAACGGCCTGAAACTGTGGGGGTGGGTGGGCCTGCCGACGTTCTCGCGCAGCCAGGCGGACCTGCAGTATTTCTTCGTCAATGGCCGGGCAGTGCGCGACAAGCTGGTCGCCCACGCGGTGCGTCAGGCTTACCGCGACGTTCTGTTCAACGGCCGGCATCCCACGTTCGTGCTGTTTTTCGAGGTCGATCCGGCCGTCGTCGACGTTAACGTACACCCCACCAAACACGAAGTTCGCTTCCGCGATGGTCGCATGGTCCATGATTTTCTATATGGCACATTGCACCGTGCGTTAGGCGACGTGCGTCCGGAAGATCAGTTGGCGGGCACAACTTCTGTGACTGCGCTGGTGCGGCCGACCGGTCCGGATGCCGGCGAGTTTGGGCCTCAAGGTGAAATGCGCCTTGCAAGCAACCTGCTGGAACAGCCGCAGGGTGATACTGCGCTCAGGCCTGCGGGTTCGGGCAGTGGTGCCGGTTATCAGTACCAGTACACACCGCGCCCGTCGTCTGTTTTGCCAGCGGCAGAGGCGCAGGCTGCGTATCGCGAGTTTTTTGCGCCGCTCCCCGGCGCCCAGGGTGAGAGTGCCGGTTTACCTGGCGCCAACCCGGTAGCGCTTCCCGATTCGACGGGTGACGTTCCGCCTCTGGGCTACGCGTTGGCGCAGCTCAAGGGCATTTACATTCTTGCGGAAAACGCTCATGGGCTCGTGCTGGTGGACATGCACGCCGCTCACGAGCGGATCATGTACGAACGGCTAAAAATCGCCATGGCCAGCGAAGGCCTGAGCGGTCAGCCACTGTTGGTGCCTGAGTCGCTGGCCGTGAGTCAGCGTGAGGCCGATTGTGCAGAAGAGCACATCGCGACCTTCCAGCAACTGGGCTTTGAGCTGCAGCGTCTCGGCCCGGAAACCCTGGCGATTCGTCAGATACCCGCGTTGCTCAAGCAGGCCGAAGCCAACCAGCTGGTGCAGGACGTGCTGGCTGATTTGATGGAGTACGGCACCAGTGATCGCGTGCAGGCACACATGAACGAACTGCTCGGCACCATGGCGTGCCACGGCGCGATCCGTGCGAACCGGCGTCTGGCGATCCCCGAAATGAACGGCCTGCTGCGTGACATGGAAAATACCGAGCGCAGCGGTCAATGCAATCACGGCAGGCCTACATGGACCCAGTTGGGTCTGGACGATCTCGACAAACTCTTTCTGCGCGGTCGCTGA